The genomic region CCGCCTCGGTGGTGGCCGACTCGCACTACGTCTGGGGCGACGCGCGCTGGCTGGCCCGTCGCGGCGAGACCCCCTCCCTGGCCTCCGCGATGTCCGTCTACGAGCTGCACCTGGAGTCCTGGCGGCCGGGCCTGACGTACCGTCAGCTCGCCTCGGTGCTGCCCGCCTACCTGCGGGAGCTGAACTTCACCCATGTGGAGTTCATGCCCATGATGGAGCACCCGTTCGGTGGTTCCTGGGGCTACCAGGTGTCCGGTTTCTACGCCCCGACCGCGCGGTTCGGTTCGCCGGACGACTTCAAGTACCTGATCGACGCGCTGCACCAGGCCGGGATCGGGGTGATCGTCGACTGGGTCCCGGCGCACTTCCCCAAGGACGGCTTCGCGCTGGCCCGTTTCGACGGCGAGCCGCTGTACGAGCCGGCCGACCCGCGCCGCGCCGAGCACCCCGACTGGGGCACCCTCACCTTCGACTACGGCCGTGCGGAGGTGCGCAACTTCCTGGTCGCCAACGCGGTGTACTGGTGCGAGGAGTTCCACATCGACGGGCTGCGGGTGGACGCGGTGGCCTCGATGCTCTACCTCGACTACTCGCGCGTGGACGGCCAGTGGCTGCCCAACGAGCACGGCGGGCGGGAGAACCTGGACGCGGTCCGGTTCCTGCAGGAGATGAACGCCACCGTCTACCGGCGCTGCCCGGGCGTGGTGACCATCGCCGAGGAGTCCACCGCCTGGGACGGTGTCACCCGCCCCACCGACAGCGGGGGGCTGGGCTTCGGCCTGAAGTGGAACATGGGCTGGATGCACGACTCGCTGCGGTACTTCAGCCGGGACCCGATCCACCGCCAGTACCACCACAACGAGTTGACCTTCTCGATGGTCTACGCCTACTCCGAGCACTACGTGCTGCCGATCTCGCACGACGAGGTGGTGCACGGCAAGGGCGCGCTGGTCTCCAAGATGCCCGGCGACTGGTGGCAGCGGCGGGCCAACCACCGCGCCTACCTCGGCTTCATGTGGGCCCACCCCGGCAAGCAACTGCTGTTCATGGGCCAGGAGTTCGCCCAGGGCGCCGAATGGGACCACGAGCAGGGCCCGCAGTGGTGGCTGCTGGACGACGACTGGCCGTCCGCCGCCGACCACCGCGGTGTGCAGCGCCTGGTGACCGAGCTGAACCGGATCTACCAGGACTACCCGGCGCTCTGGCAGCAGGACAGCGACCCGGCCGGCTTCCAGTGGCTGGACGCCGACGCCGGCGCGGACAACGTCTACTCCTTCGTCCGCCGCGACGCCGCCGGCCGGACCCTGGTGGCCGTCAGCAACCTGTCGCCGACGGTCCGCGCGCAGTACCGGATCGGGCTGCCGGCCGGCGGCCGCTGGTACCCGGTGCTGGACACCGACGACCCGCGTTTCGGCGGCAGCGGCGCCGGCTCCACCGAGCCCCTGACGGCCGACGAACTGCCCTGGCAGGGCCAGCCGTTCAGCGCCGAGCTGACCCTGCCGCCGCTGGCCACCGTGTGGCTCTGCCCGCAGGGCCCCGAGCTGCCGCTGGCCCCCGCCCGCCCCGACTCACCGCTGAGGACCGACGATGACGCCTGAGCTCGCCGCCCGCCTGGTGAAGGCCTACGACATCCGGGGCCTGTCCCCGCAGGAACTGGACGAACCGGCCGCGCACCGGATCGGCACCGCCTTCGCCCGACTGACCGGTGCCCGTGAGATCGCGGTGGCCCGCGACATGCGCGACACCTCACCCGGCCTCGCGGCGGCCTTCACCGAAGGGGTGCGCGAGCAGGGCGTCGCCGTGGTGGACGCCGGCCTCGGCTCCACCGACTACCTGTACTTCGTCTCCGGCCGCCTCGGGGTGCCCGGCGCGATGTTCACCGCGAGCCACAACCCGGCGGCCTACAACGGCATCAAGCTCTGCCGGGCCGGCGCCGTACCGGTCGGCGAGGGCAGCGGCCTGGAGCTGATCCGGGCCGCGCTGACCGAGCCCGCGCCGCCCCGGGGCGGGCTGTACGGCGCCCGGCGCGAGGTCGCGCTGCTCGACGAGTACGCCGCCCACCTGCACGGCCTGGTCGACCTGTCCGCGCTGCGGCCGCTGAGGATCGTGGTGGACGCGGGCAACGGGATGGCCGGCCTGACCGTCCCGCTGGTCCTGAACCAGCCCCAACTGACCATTGTGCCGATGTACTTCGAGCTGGACGGGACCTTCCCCAACCATGAGGCCGACCCGCTGAAACCGGCCAATGTGGCCGCGCTCAAGGAGCGGGTCCGGGCCGAGGGCGCCGATCTGGGCCTGGCCTTCGACGGCGACGCCGACCGCTGCTTCGCGGTGGACGAGCGCGGCGAGGCGGTACCGGCCTCCTCGGTGATCGCACTGGTGGCCGCCCGGCTGCTGGCCGACGAGCCGGGCGCGGCGGTGGTGCACAACCTGATCACCTCACTCGGCGCGGTCGAGGTGATCGAGGAGTCCGGCGGCAAGCCGGTCCGCTCCCGGGTCGGCCACTCCTTCGTCAAGGCGCTGATGGCCGAGCACCAGGCGGTCTTCGGCGGCGAGCACTCCGGGCACTACTACTTCCGGGACTTCTGGTTCGCCGACACCGGGATGCTCGCGGCGCTGCACATCATCGCCGAACTCGCGGCCTCCGATGGCCCGCTGTCGCGCCTGGTGGCCGGCTACCGGCGCTACCAGAGCTCCGGCGAGGTGAATGTCACGGTGGCCGATCCGAGCGCCGCAGTGGCCGCCGTGGAGCGTTCGCTGGGCGACGGCGGCGCCCGGGTGGACCACCTGGACGGGCTGACCGCGAGCTTCCCGGACGGGTCCTGGTTCAACCTGCGGGCCTCCAACACCGAGCCGGTGCTGCGGGTCAACGCCGAGGCGGGCGACGCCGCGACGCTGGCCGCGCTGCGGGACCAGGTGCTGGCGGTGCTGCGGGCCGCGGAGCCGGCGGCGGGCTGACCGGTGCCCCGGCCGCGGACGGCCCCCGCCGTCCGCGACCCGGGCCGCCGGGTCAGCTCAGCTCAGCGGGACCGTCATCCTGGCCGGAGCCTGGAGCGGCGGCAGGCCGGCTCCGGTCAGCGCCCGCTGGTACAGCGCCATCGCCTCGGCCACATGGCCGTTCGCCTGCCAGACGTCCCCGGCCTGGCGCCACACCTGGGCCGTGTTGCGGTTCGACGGGCTCTGCAGCAGCTCGCGCTCCACCGCGCGCAGCGTCTCGGCGGCGGCCTGCTCCTCGCCCTTCTCGAACTGCGCCTGGGCCAGCAGCACCCGGGCGAAGGCGGAATCCGTACGGGCCTCGCCGCGCAGCAGGCCCAGCGCCCGACTGGCCCGGTTGATGGCGGAGTCCGGAGTGCCCTGGCGCAGGGCCAGCCGGGTGAAGCCGATCTCCACCTTCGCCTGCTCGACCGCGGTGCCGCCCTCCAGGACCGACTCCTGGGCGTCGCCGAGCAGCGACTCCACCCGGTCCAGGTCACTGCTGTCGGAGTCCAACAGGTAGACGGCGCAGTTGAGTTTGAGGATGCCCAGGTGCCGGGCGTTGTCCGTCTCGGCCATCAGCACCAGGGCCCGCTCGGTCAGTGCCAGCGCCTCGGCGAGCTGCCCGCGCGAGTTCGCCACCTGGGCGGCGTTCCAGTAGACCGAGCCGCGGGCCACCCGGGAGCCGGCCTGCTCGGCCAGCTGGGTCAGCCGGTTGACCAGCAACTGCGCCTGGGTCAGATCGCCGCGGTGGTAGTAGCAGCTGATCAGGGTCGAGCCCAGCTGGATGTGGTCGTCGGTGAAGTCCAGGCCGAGCCGGTCGAGCCTCTTCATGGCCCGCTCGCCGACCTCGACGCTCATCATCTGGTCGCCGGCGTCCCGGTAGGCGCGGCACAGGGCGACGGCCAGCTGGGCCCACTCGGCCGAGCCCGGCACGGTGGCCGGGTCCTCGTACAGCGTGGTGAACAGCTGGATGGCCGCCTCCAGCCGCCCGAGCTTCTCGAAGGCCAGCGCCTGGCCGAGCTTGGCCCGGTGGATCATCGCCTCGCCGAGCAGCGGGGCGTTGGCCAGCGCCTCGCTGAACGACTGCAGGGCCTCGCCGTTGGACCCGTTGCGCAGCGCCATGTCCCCGAAGGCGACCTTGAGTTCGAGCTCCTTGACCCGGGCGTCGTCACGACCGGTCTTCAGATAGTCGACCGTGCACCCGACCCGTTCGGCGAGCGCCTTCAACACGGTCTCCGACGGGGCTCGCTTGCCGGTCTCGATCAGCGACACGTAGCTCACCGAGATATCCGCGGATGCGAGGTCCTGCTGGTTCAGACCGCGCTTCTGACGCAGCTCGCGGAGCCGCTGCCCGATGCCATTCGTCCCGCTCTGTGATTGGTCCATGGTTCTCCGGTCAACGGGGAGGACGGCTGATCGAGCCGTACCTCGGGGGTGCCCATTTGACTCCACTGTTTACACCACCTGCTGGCAGTCGCCAAGGCTACTGGTCGGCATACGCGGCGCGCAGCCGACGACAACGCTTTCTCCATACCGTCCTCTTCCCCGAGATCGCATGGTCACTCTCCGTGCCATGAGGTTACTTGTAAAAGATGATCATTGACAGCCGGGGTCAACTCGGATTGACTCTGGTTGTCAACAAATCTGACTAGCGAAAGGCACCACTGCCATGCGCAAGATCCTCTCGCTCGCTGCTGCGGCTCTCGTCCTGACTCTCTCGGGTGTGCTGCTCAGCATCGACAGCGCCGCCGACTCGGGTGCTGGATCCACCACCCCGATCACCAGCTCGGCGACCCAGCCTCCGGCCACCGCCAGCCCGATGGGCACCAGCTCGGCCGGCTCCTGCTGCTGACCTCCGCCCATCTCGCCAGAAGGGACCCACTCATGCGGATCGACCTCCTGACCAGGGAATACCCTCCGGAGGTGTACGGCGGCGCCGGCGTCCACGCGGCCGAGCTCACTCGTGCGCTGCGGCACCTGGCCGACGTCGAGGTCCGCTGCCTGGGAGCACCGCGCTCGGAGCGCGACACCACCGCCTACCCGGTGCCCGAGGATCTGGCCGCAGTCAATCCGGCTTTACAGTTCCTCGGCGCCGATCTGCGGATCGCCTCCGACTGCGCCGGGGCCGATCTGGTGCACAGTCACACCTGGTACGCCAACGCCGCCGGCCACCTGGCGAAACTGCTGCACGGGGTCCCGCACGTGATGACCATGCACAGCCTGGAGCCGCTGCGGCCCTGGAAGGCCGAGCAACTCGGCGGCGGCTACGCACTCTCCAGCTGGCTGGAGCGCTCCGCGGCCGAGGCGGCCGACGCGCTGATCGCGGTCTCCGCGGCGATGCGCGAGGACATCCTGCGCGCCTACCCGGCGGTGGACCCGGACCGGGTGCAGGTGATCCACAACGGGATTGACACCGATATTTACCAGGCCGACCCGCGCACCGACGCGCTGGACCGCTTCGGCATCGACCCGGAGCGCCCGATCCTGCTCTTCGTCGGCCGGGTGACCAGGCAGAAGGGTCTGCCGCACCTGCTGCGGGCGGCCTTCGAACTGCGCCCCGAGGCCCAACTGGTGCTCTGCTGCGGCCAGCCGGACACCCCGGAGATCGCCGCCGAGGTGGCCGACCTGGTGGCGGAACTGAGCCGTTCGCGCAGCGGCGTGTTCCGGATCGACGGCATGCTCGACAGTCGCTCGGTACGCCAACTGCTCACCCACGCCTCGGTCTTCGTCTGCCCCTCGCTGTACGAGCCGATGGGCATCGTCAACCTGGAGGCGATGGCCTGCGGGACGGCGGTGGTGGCCACGGCGGTCGGCGGGATCCCCGAGGTGGTCGAGGACGGCGGCACCGGCCTGCTGGTGCCCTACCAGGCCCGGCCCGACGGCACCGGCGAGCCCGCCGACCCCGACCGGCTGGCCGCGGACCTGGCCGCCGCGCTCAACCGGCTGCTCGACGACCCCGACCTGGCCGAGCTGCTCGGTGCCGCCGGCCGTCGCCGCGCGGTCGAGCGGTTCTCCTGGACCGGGGTGGCCGAGCGCACCCTGCGGGTCTACGAGAAGCTGGTCGGCTGAGCGGCCGTGGCCGCCTCGTCGGTGCGCGAAGTTCTCGCGGTTCCATCGGCCTCGCGCCCGGCCGGTACCGGGCGCGGCGCCAGCAGGCTCAGCGCCGGGCCGGCCGCGGCGGTCGCCAGCAGCGCCACCACCAGCAGTGCCTCGAAGAGCCGGTGCCCGATCAACCCGGCCTGGTAGCCGGTGCTCAGCACCACGATCTCGGTCAGGCCCCGGGTGTTCATCAGCACCCCGAGCCGCAGCGCGTCCCGGGCCGGGTAGCCGAACCGGGTGCCGACCAGCGCGCAGGCGACCAGCTTCGACACCGTCGCCACCACCAGCAGCAGGCCCACCAGCAGCAGGAAGTGACCATCCGTCAGATCGGCGCCCAGGTCCACCTGCTGGCCGGCGCCGAGGAAGAAGCAGGGCAGCAGCACGGCGGCCAGCTGGCTGATCGCCGGATGCGTCGCGGTCGAACCCGGCCGGCCGTGCGAACTCCCGGCCGCACTGTCCAGCACCCTGCTCCCCGCGTCCTGGCCGGCGGTCGGCGTGCGGTGGCCGGGCCAGGCCAGGCCGAGCATCAGTCCGCCGAACAGCGGGTGCAGCCCGAGCCCGGAGGAGACGGCCGCCGCCAGGCAGATCGCCCCGGTGGTGGTCACCGCGCCCGCCACCCGGGTGGAGCTGCCCGGCCGCCGGGCCCGCCGCCGCGCCACCAGCCCGGCCGCGCCCGCGCCCAGCAGCGCGGCCACCAGCTGCACCCAGCCCATCCGGCCGGCCAGCCAGAGCGCCAGCCCCAGCAGGCACCAGCAGACGCCGTCGCCGATCGAGGCGGCCAGCAGGCTGAGCCGGCCCACCGTGGTCCG from Kitasatospora azatica KCTC 9699 harbors:
- the glgA gene encoding glycogen synthase, which produces MRIDLLTREYPPEVYGGAGVHAAELTRALRHLADVEVRCLGAPRSERDTTAYPVPEDLAAVNPALQFLGADLRIASDCAGADLVHSHTWYANAAGHLAKLLHGVPHVMTMHSLEPLRPWKAEQLGGGYALSSWLERSAAEAADALIAVSAAMREDILRAYPAVDPDRVQVIHNGIDTDIYQADPRTDALDRFGIDPERPILLFVGRVTRQKGLPHLLRAAFELRPEAQLVLCCGQPDTPEIAAEVADLVAELSRSRSGVFRIDGMLDSRSVRQLLTHASVFVCPSLYEPMGIVNLEAMACGTAVVATAVGGIPEVVEDGGTGLLVPYQARPDGTGEPADPDRLAADLAAALNRLLDDPDLAELLGAAGRRRAVERFSWTGVAERTLRVYEKLVG
- the glgB gene encoding 1,4-alpha-glucan branching protein GlgB, with translation MTPRLALELDPPVLQLSAARPSAQESARLLAGRHHDPHAVLGAHPVRGGVALRVLRPGADSVVLETEVGRLALAPAADGLFTGLLPPSWQAAYRLRVIDSNGERVEEDGYRFAPTLGEFDLHLIREGRHEQLWQALGAQPRTVDGVAGTAFAVWAPNAEGVRLVGDFNYWDGTGSPMRSLGASGVWELFVPGIGEGATYKFEIATRDGQLVQKADPMARRTEAPPATASVVADSHYVWGDARWLARRGETPSLASAMSVYELHLESWRPGLTYRQLASVLPAYLRELNFTHVEFMPMMEHPFGGSWGYQVSGFYAPTARFGSPDDFKYLIDALHQAGIGVIVDWVPAHFPKDGFALARFDGEPLYEPADPRRAEHPDWGTLTFDYGRAEVRNFLVANAVYWCEEFHIDGLRVDAVASMLYLDYSRVDGQWLPNEHGGRENLDAVRFLQEMNATVYRRCPGVVTIAEESTAWDGVTRPTDSGGLGFGLKWNMGWMHDSLRYFSRDPIHRQYHHNELTFSMVYAYSEHYVLPISHDEVVHGKGALVSKMPGDWWQRRANHRAYLGFMWAHPGKQLLFMGQEFAQGAEWDHEQGPQWWLLDDDWPSAADHRGVQRLVTELNRIYQDYPALWQQDSDPAGFQWLDADAGADNVYSFVRRDAAGRTLVAVSNLSPTVRAQYRIGLPAGGRWYPVLDTDDPRFGGSGAGSTEPLTADELPWQGQPFSAELTLPPLATVWLCPQGPELPLAPARPDSPLRTDDDA
- a CDS encoding cation:proton antiporter yields the protein MRSLDTTTLLLAGLALLLGLSRAAGKLATRFGQPAVLAEIAVGVALGPTLLGRLLPGVHSRLFGHDVQTVLNGLAQLAVALYAFEIGRHLVTPADRAGARPLGRAPLVLAAVSLLAPGAAGVALAPALHARQLSGTGIGTGPFALFLACALGVTAVPVLARILQDRGLERTTVGRLSLLAASIGDGVCWCLLGLALWLAGRMGWVQLVAALLGAGAAGLVARRRARRPGSSTRVAGAVTTTGAICLAAAVSSGLGLHPLFGGLMLGLAWPGHRTPTAGQDAGSRVLDSAAGSSHGRPGSTATHPAISQLAAVLLPCFFLGAGQQVDLGADLTDGHFLLLVGLLLVVATVSKLVACALVGTRFGYPARDALRLGVLMNTRGLTEIVVLSTGYQAGLIGHRLFEALLVVALLATAAAGPALSLLAPRPVPAGREADGTARTSRTDEAATAAQPTSFS
- a CDS encoding helix-turn-helix domain-containing protein — protein: MDQSQSGTNGIGQRLRELRQKRGLNQQDLASADISVSYVSLIETGKRAPSETVLKALAERVGCTVDYLKTGRDDARVKELELKVAFGDMALRNGSNGEALQSFSEALANAPLLGEAMIHRAKLGQALAFEKLGRLEAAIQLFTTLYEDPATVPGSAEWAQLAVALCRAYRDAGDQMMSVEVGERAMKRLDRLGLDFTDDHIQLGSTLISCYYHRGDLTQAQLLVNRLTQLAEQAGSRVARGSVYWNAAQVANSRGQLAEALALTERALVLMAETDNARHLGILKLNCAVYLLDSDSSDLDRVESLLGDAQESVLEGGTAVEQAKVEIGFTRLALRQGTPDSAINRASRALGLLRGEARTDSAFARVLLAQAQFEKGEEQAAAETLRAVERELLQSPSNRNTAQVWRQAGDVWQANGHVAEAMALYQRALTGAGLPPLQAPARMTVPLS
- a CDS encoding phosphomannomutase/phosphoglucomutase, encoding MTPELAARLVKAYDIRGLSPQELDEPAAHRIGTAFARLTGAREIAVARDMRDTSPGLAAAFTEGVREQGVAVVDAGLGSTDYLYFVSGRLGVPGAMFTASHNPAAYNGIKLCRAGAVPVGEGSGLELIRAALTEPAPPRGGLYGARREVALLDEYAAHLHGLVDLSALRPLRIVVDAGNGMAGLTVPLVLNQPQLTIVPMYFELDGTFPNHEADPLKPANVAALKERVRAEGADLGLAFDGDADRCFAVDERGEAVPASSVIALVAARLLADEPGAAVVHNLITSLGAVEVIEESGGKPVRSRVGHSFVKALMAEHQAVFGGEHSGHYYFRDFWFADTGMLAALHIIAELAASDGPLSRLVAGYRRYQSSGEVNVTVADPSAAVAAVERSLGDGGARVDHLDGLTASFPDGSWFNLRASNTEPVLRVNAEAGDAATLAALRDQVLAVLRAAEPAAG